TCAACCATATGCACTCATTGGTTGAGGAGTCAACCACCCGGTAGGCTGGCGGTATGGCGACTGGACCCAAATGGCTCAACAGCCGCGAAGACCGGGCCTGGCGGGCGTTCAAGCACGCCGGGTACCAGCTCGACGTGCGCCTGAACCGCCACCTGCTGCAGGAATCGCAGCTCACCCAGGCCGACTACGAGGTTCTCGCCGTCCTGTCCGAGGCCCCCACCGACCGCATGCCCGCGCGAGAACTCTGCGCCACCCTGACCTGGGAGAAGAGCCGGCTGTCGCACCAGCTCCGCGGCATGCAGCAGCGGGGACTGATCGCCCGCGAACCCAACCCGGACGACGCCCGCAGCGTCGTGATCCGCTTACTGCCCATCGGCCGCCGCGCCATCGAGAACGCAGCGCCGGCGCACGTGCGCCACGTCCGCCGGCACCTCATCGACCTGTTCACGCCCGCGGAACTGGAGACCCTCGCGGCGCTCAACGAACGCGTCCTGCGGCACCTCGCCGAGGAGCCGTTCGAAAGCTAGGCGCGACATTGGCGCTTCACGGCGCGAGGTCGGTGATCAGGTCGCGACCGGCTCCCCGGCGAGGCGGGCGGCGAGCTGGTGCCGGCCGCTGATGCCGAGCTTGCTGTAGACGCGGGCGAGGTGGGTCTGCACCGTTCGGGTCGAGATGCCGAGCCCGCCGGCGATCGCGGCATCGGAGTCGCCACGGCCGGCCAGCGCGGCGATCTGCCGTTCCCGGGGGGTCAGCGGCACCGCCAGCTCGGCGCCGGCCAGCCACGGCGCGGGCACCCCCTCGCAGCGCGCCCGCAGGATGCGCGAGCGGGCCGCGCTGGCGCGAGCAGCCCGGAACTGCCCGGCTGCGGCATGGGCAACCGCGGCCTCGGCCGCGACCTCGGCGGCAAGCGCGAGGACACCGCCCGCGTCGAACCGCCGGGCGAGCTCGTCCAGCGCGGCCGGATCCCGGGCGGCCAGCGCGGCGGCGTGGTCCACCAGGCAGCGGGCGAACGTTCCGTCCACGTGCGTCGCGGCGGCCCGCAGCGGCAGCAGCACGGCGCGGGCCCCGCCGTAGCGCGCAGCGTCGTGATAGCCCGCGACGGCAACGTTCCACTGTTCACGGTCCGCCGCCACACCGGCGGCCCAGGCCGCGCGATCGACTGCCTCGGGCAGCCGCAGCTCGGCGGCGTGCAAGGCCGCCACCGCGAGCTCGAACTCCGGTTCGTACGTCTTCATTCGCGGCGCGTCCGCGCAGGCGTCCAGCGCTTCCGCGGCACCGGACAGCTCGCCCACGCCGACGGCAGCGCGGGCGAGCATCGAGCTGATGTGCCGGACGAACGACTGGTCGAACGGCGTGAGCGCGACCAGGCACCGGCGCAACCGCCGCAGTGCGGTGCCGGGGCGCCCGCGGGCCAGATCGACGCGGGCCAGGCAGTACTCCGCGCGTGGCCCGGCGAACGGATCATTGTCGGCCGCGGCACGTGCCTGCAGGCGGAGCGCACGCGCCTCGGCCCGGTCGAACTCTCCCTCGTCCAGCAGGGCGCAGCACGCGATCAGCTCGATGCCGGCCGCGCCGAACGGCACGGCTTCGCGGACCGCGGCGGCGTCGGCAAGCACGGCGTCCGCCAGTTCGAGGGCGCGTCGGGTGTGCCCGAGCCAGTACTGCGCACCCACCCCGCCGATCGCGGCGAACGTCCTGGCCACCGGATCCACGGCGCGGTACTCGGCCGGGTGCTCGAGGAGCGGGCCGGCTACATCGAGCGCCTGGGCCGACCGTGCATCGAAGGCCAGCAGCGCCGCGTACAGGCCACGCAACCGGTTACTGGCCGCCGGGACCCCGCTCAGCACGCCCGCGACGAGCTCGGCGCCGGCGGCGGTGTCACCGGTCATCAGCCCCTGCCCCATGGCGGCGCAGTACACCAACGCCTCCCGGTCGGCCTGGGTGAGCGAATCCGGCGGCAGCGCTGCCGTCAGCGCCTTAGCCTCGGCAGTGCGTCCGGTGTGGGTGAGGATCTCGGCGAGCAGCAAGGTCGCCTGCAGCGATCCGCTCACCTCGTGCGCGCGCCGGGCGAGCCGCTCGGCGGTGTCCAGCCGAACGCTTCGCGCGGCGCGCGCGGCCGCCAGCAACCGGGCCGGATCGTCGGCCTGGCCGCTGTCCAGCCGCCACAGCGCGGCGCGGACGAGATCGTGCGGTGACGGTGTCGCCGCTGCTTCCAGGCGGCTCGCCAGGGACAGCCGGATGCGGCGCAGCCGCAGCGGCGGGGTGTCCGCGCGCAGCACCTCCCCGTGCAGCGGATGAGCGCTGCTGAGCTGCGGCCCGGCCAGCCCGGCGCGCACCGTGATCAGACGCTGCGCATCGAGTTCATCGACCATCGCTTCCCCGAGCAGTTCGACCGCGATGCCGAGCGCGAGTGGCTCACCCGCGGCCACCGTCTCGAGCGCGGACCGGTGCTGCTCGGGCAGCGCGCGCAACCGCGTTCTGACCAGCTCCCGGATGCCGGTGCTGACGGGTGGTTCGCCGGCCAGCGTCCACGCCGTGCCGCGCCACACCAGGGTGGCGGCGTCCAGCGCGGCGCTGAGCAGTTCGCGCAGCAGCAGCGGGTTGCCCTCGGCGCGCGCGGCGAAGGCGTGTGCGGTGACCGCATCGACCGGCGCATCCAGAACGGTCTCGATGAGGTCCGCAACGTCCGGGTCGCTCATCGCGCCCAACTCGATGCGCTCGCACCAGCCGTCGCGCCACAGGCGTGCGACACCTGTGGGCAGGTCGGTGTCGAGGGCGGTCGCCAGCACCGTCGCGGTCCCGTCCGCGGCAAGCTGCAGCAGCACCTGGGCCGACCGCTCGTCGAGCAGATGGGCGTCCTCGACCACGAACAGCACCGCCGTTCCGGCCGGCCGCGCGCACGCGTCGTCCACCCGGCGCGCCACCTCGGCCGGGCTCACGACAGCGCCGTCGGCCGAGGTGATGACCGCGGCGAAGGCCTCGTACGGCGTA
This genomic stretch from Jatrophihabitans cynanchi harbors:
- a CDS encoding MarR family winged helix-turn-helix transcriptional regulator, yielding MATGPKWLNSREDRAWRAFKHAGYQLDVRLNRHLLQESQLTQADYEVLAVLSEAPTDRMPARELCATLTWEKSRLSHQLRGMQQRGLIAREPNPDDARSVVIRLLPIGRRAIENAAPAHVRHVRRHLIDLFTPAELETLAALNERVLRHLAEEPFES
- a CDS encoding helix-turn-helix transcriptional regulator; this encodes MADRWPFVGRVREAARIDSLVASGVGALVLGEPGIGKSALVRHVCERTGTSARAERVFGHAASSGTPYEAFAAVITSADGAVVSPAEVARRVDDACARPAGTAVLFVVEDAHLLDERSAQVLLQLAADGTATVLATALDTDLPTGVARLWRDGWCERIELGAMSDPDVADLIETVLDAPVDAVTAHAFAARAEGNPLLLRELLSAALDAATLVWRGTAWTLAGEPPVSTGIRELVRTRLRALPEQHRSALETVAAGEPLALGIAVELLGEAMVDELDAQRLITVRAGLAGPQLSSAHPLHGEVLRADTPPLRLRRIRLSLASRLEAAATPSPHDLVRAALWRLDSGQADDPARLLAAARAARSVRLDTAERLARRAHEVSGSLQATLLLAEILTHTGRTAEAKALTAALPPDSLTQADREALVYCAAMGQGLMTGDTAAGAELVAGVLSGVPAASNRLRGLYAALLAFDARSAQALDVAGPLLEHPAEYRAVDPVARTFAAIGGVGAQYWLGHTRRALELADAVLADAAAVREAVPFGAAGIELIACCALLDEGEFDRAEARALRLQARAAADNDPFAGPRAEYCLARVDLARGRPGTALRRLRRCLVALTPFDQSFVRHISSMLARAAVGVGELSGAAEALDACADAPRMKTYEPEFELAVAALHAAELRLPEAVDRAAWAAGVAADREQWNVAVAGYHDAARYGGARAVLLPLRAAATHVDGTFARCLVDHAAALAARDPAALDELARRFDAGGVLALAAEVAAEAAVAHAAAGQFRAARASAARSRILRARCEGVPAPWLAGAELAVPLTPRERQIAALAGRGDSDAAIAGGLGISTRTVQTHLARVYSKLGISGRHQLAARLAGEPVAT